The following are encoded together in the Halorubrum lacusprofundi ATCC 49239 genome:
- a CDS encoding type II toxin-antitoxin system PemK/MazF family toxin yields MTDEETPIFERGDVVYGDDPFKGEEDARPWLILSNHEGHPFHGDQYIALTLTSKSWMDGLIEAPEESWVRGGTPDKSRIVPWAVQSIDQEDIDFWQGRLDRDFVDQAVAALVKELQ; encoded by the coding sequence GTGACTGACGAAGAGACACCGATCTTCGAGCGTGGAGACGTCGTCTATGGAGATGACCCATTCAAAGGTGAGGAGGACGCTCGGCCCTGGCTCATTCTCTCGAATCACGAAGGCCATCCGTTCCACGGCGACCAGTATATCGCACTCACGTTGACCTCGAAATCCTGGATGGACGGCCTGATTGAGGCTCCGGAGGAGAGTTGGGTTCGTGGTGGGACTCCGGACAAGAGTCGGATCGTTCCTTGGGCCGTCCAGTCGATTGACCAGGAGGATATCGACTTCTGGCAAGGCCGTCTCGACAGAGATTTTGTTGACCAGGCGGTGGCTGCCCTCGTCAAAGAACTACAATAG
- a CDS encoding DUF7576 family protein — MCAYCGTPLDVGESHSVHVERDDDCDRRLYSFCDEECKES, encoded by the coding sequence GTGTGTGCCTATTGTGGAACTCCGTTAGATGTGGGCGAATCTCATTCAGTCCATGTGGAGCGAGATGATGATTGTGACCGTCGACTCTATTCGTTTTGCGATGAAGAGTGTAAGGAGAGCTGA
- a CDS encoding FKBP-type peptidyl-prolyl cis-trans isomerase, translating to MTLEYTGRLDDETVFDTSRKSVAEETGLAEAQPDREYAPLTVEIGDEQIIEGMEEGLIGLEAGETETLTIPPEKAYGEPSDENIQEFETEELREMLGGQTPEEGSYLEAQNGSQGEVIHVDEEVVRVDFNPRLAGETLTFDVEIIDVN from the coding sequence GTGACGCTTGAGTACACGGGACGACTTGACGATGAGACAGTGTTCGACACGTCCCGAAAATCCGTCGCCGAAGAAACGGGCCTCGCCGAGGCCCAGCCCGACCGAGAGTACGCGCCGCTGACGGTCGAAATTGGTGACGAACAGATTATCGAGGGGATGGAGGAGGGACTGATCGGGTTAGAGGCTGGGGAGACGGAAACCCTGACGATCCCGCCGGAGAAGGCCTACGGCGAGCCTAGCGACGAGAATATTCAGGAGTTCGAAACCGAGGAGCTCCGAGAGATGCTCGGCGGCCAGACGCCTGAAGAGGGGTCTTACCTTGAGGCCCAGAACGGCAGCCAAGGCGAGGTTATCCACGTCGACGAGGAGGTTGTCCGGGTGGATTTCAATCCTCGTCTCGCCGGCGAAACGCTGACGTTCGACGTCGAAATCATCGACGTCAACTGA
- a CDS encoding ParA family protein has protein sequence MTDTNTARITVANQKGGAGKTTDVIHAGGALAARGHDVLLVDIDYHGGLTCSLGYDDLYYDTDRTTLFDVLDFDQMESVNNIIVEHEEFDILPASEKLANNKNIQTLLEAPKSRERLEMTLDALDRDYDYIIVDTPPSLNVLTDNALVATGNVVIPVIPEKLNANSLQIFAKQLTSLEPAYGDINRLAIMCNRVEQNSEHRDTIEEIKSAYSLPVFEIPKRTDLSQSIGEGVSVFGFGKENKRVEDARKLFNEIADLFDETFEKTAPEEVEA, from the coding sequence ATGACCGACACCAACACCGCACGAATCACCGTGGCGAATCAGAAGGGAGGAGCGGGGAAAACGACTGACGTCATTCATGCTGGCGGGGCGCTTGCTGCCCGGGGACACGATGTCCTTTTAGTTGACATCGACTATCACGGAGGACTCACCTGCTCGCTCGGCTACGACGATCTGTATTACGACACTGACCGCACAACGCTGTTCGACGTGCTTGATTTCGATCAGATGGAGTCGGTGAACAACATCATCGTCGAGCACGAAGAGTTTGACATCCTCCCCGCGAGCGAGAAGCTTGCGAACAACAAGAATATCCAGACGCTGCTGGAAGCGCCAAAGAGCCGAGAGCGACTGGAGATGACTCTCGACGCACTTGACAGAGACTATGACTACATCATCGTCGACACGCCGCCTTCTCTAAACGTCCTCACCGATAACGCTCTCGTCGCGACCGGCAACGTCGTTATCCCCGTTATTCCCGAGAAACTCAACGCTAACAGCCTCCAGATTTTCGCGAAGCAGCTGACCTCTCTCGAACCGGCGTACGGTGACATCAACCGTCTCGCGATTATGTGTAACCGTGTTGAGCAGAACAGCGAGCACCGAGACACCATCGAGGAGATCAAATCGGCGTACTCGCTCCCCGTCTTCGAGATTCCGAAGCGCACCGATCTCTCACAGTCGATCGGGGAGGGCGTGTCCGTCTTCGGTTTCGGCAAGGAGAACAAGCGTGTCGAAGATGCTCGCAAGTTGTTTAACGAGATCGCCGACCTGTTCGACGAGACGTTTGAGAAGACAGCGCCGGAAGAGGTGGAAGCATGA
- a CDS encoding HalOD1 output domain-containing protein — MTSSTILTDSTDRFGYDTIAETYHAQYDWTSDSPLSITVVGVVAAVIGEEPTEMEPLHSVIDPDALDTLLSSGTEAGIQVEFEYEEQPVTVTGYGEVIVG; from the coding sequence ATGACCTCGAGTACGATACTGACCGACAGCACGGACCGTTTCGGCTACGACACGATCGCGGAGACGTACCACGCCCAGTACGACTGGACGAGCGATAGCCCGCTCTCGATAACGGTTGTCGGGGTGGTTGCCGCGGTAATCGGTGAGGAACCCACGGAGATGGAACCCCTCCACTCGGTGATCGATCCGGATGCTCTTGATACGCTCCTATCTTCGGGGACGGAGGCGGGTATCCAGGTCGAGTTCGAGTACGAGGAGCAGCCGGTGACGGTCACGGGGTACGGGGAAGTCATCGTTGGATAG
- a CDS encoding aldehyde dehydrogenase family protein has translation MTLSQFENELTIHEHTQAGTLDEFHRAYEAEVDDIRSDFGATHPLRIDGDAVETGETFTVTNPGDTDQVLGEFAAGDETHVDEAVAAASDAFDEWKETSWEERVAIFRDAADVIQDRKLEITALMAYENAKTRNEAIAEVDEAIDFLRYYSSELERNEGYTADTHEPTPGQRCVSDLQPYGVFGVVAPFNFPFAITVGMTTGALITGNTAVVKPASTTPLTAHAFYDALAEAGIPDGVVNLVTGGGRAVGQPMIEHEDVAGFVFTGSREVGLEIQRTFDELGKRGPVVAELGGKNPVIVSDSADVSKAVSGVKFGAFSFSGQKCSATSRVYVHEDIADEFTEQLVEETNDLSIGKPENRETVVSPLIDDSAIERYDDICETAAADGTVLTGGSRIDRENLPTGRYVEPTVVTDIPHDHALATDEHFLPFVTIHPVSSLEEGITKANDSDYGLCAGLFSEDEDEIDTWFDRIESGMCYVNREQSATTGALVEAQPFGGWKYSGTTGKFAGGPWYLQQFMRQQSRTVVGDVGQP, from the coding sequence ATGACACTCAGTCAATTCGAGAACGAACTTACGATTCACGAGCACACGCAGGCGGGGACGCTGGACGAGTTTCACCGTGCCTACGAGGCCGAAGTCGACGACATCCGCTCCGATTTCGGGGCGACTCACCCTCTCCGGATCGACGGCGACGCGGTCGAGACCGGAGAGACATTCACCGTCACGAATCCGGGAGACACGGACCAGGTCCTCGGGGAGTTCGCAGCGGGAGATGAGACGCACGTCGACGAGGCCGTCGCGGCCGCGAGCGACGCCTTCGACGAGTGGAAGGAGACGTCCTGGGAGGAGCGCGTCGCGATATTTCGCGACGCCGCGGACGTCATCCAGGACCGCAAACTCGAGATCACAGCGTTGATGGCCTACGAAAATGCAAAAACACGGAACGAGGCGATTGCGGAGGTCGACGAGGCGATCGACTTCCTCCGGTACTACAGCAGTGAACTGGAACGGAACGAGGGATACACCGCCGACACACATGAGCCAACACCTGGCCAGCGCTGCGTCAGCGACCTCCAGCCGTACGGCGTCTTCGGCGTTGTGGCCCCGTTCAATTTTCCGTTCGCGATCACCGTCGGAATGACAACCGGCGCGCTGATCACCGGAAACACCGCAGTCGTGAAGCCGGCGAGCACCACGCCGCTGACGGCGCACGCGTTCTACGACGCCCTCGCGGAGGCGGGCATTCCGGACGGCGTCGTCAACCTGGTCACGGGTGGCGGGCGGGCGGTCGGTCAACCGATGATCGAACACGAGGACGTCGCCGGATTCGTGTTTACGGGCTCTCGCGAGGTCGGACTCGAGATCCAGCGGACCTTCGACGAGCTGGGCAAACGCGGGCCAGTCGTCGCGGAGCTCGGCGGGAAGAACCCGGTCATCGTCTCCGACAGCGCCGATGTCTCGAAGGCCGTCTCTGGCGTGAAGTTTGGTGCGTTTTCGTTCAGCGGTCAGAAGTGCTCTGCGACCTCCCGCGTATACGTCCACGAGGACATCGCCGACGAGTTCACGGAGCAACTCGTCGAGGAGACGAACGACCTCTCCATCGGCAAGCCCGAGAACCGGGAGACGGTCGTCTCTCCCCTGATCGACGACAGCGCGATCGAGCGCTACGACGATATCTGTGAAACGGCGGCCGCGGACGGCACGGTCCTGACCGGCGGGAGCCGCATCGACCGAGAAAACCTCCCGACCGGCCGGTACGTCGAGCCGACCGTGGTCACGGACATTCCGCACGATCACGCGCTCGCGACGGACGAGCACTTCCTCCCGTTCGTTACTATCCACCCCGTCTCGAGCCTCGAGGAAGGGATTACGAAGGCCAACGACAGCGATTACGGACTCTGTGCTGGCCTCTTCTCCGAGGACGAGGACGAGATCGACACGTGGTTCGACCGGATCGAGTCCGGGATGTGCTACGTGAACCGCGAGCAGAGCGCGACGACCGGTGCGCTCGTCGAGGCCCAACCGTTCGGCGGCTGGAAGTACTCCGGGACGACCGGGAAATTCGCGGGCGGTCCGTGGTACCTCCAGCAGTTCATGCGTCAGCAGAGTCGGACTGTGGTCGGCGACGTCGGACAGCCCTGA
- a CDS encoding Cdc6/Cdc18 family protein, producing the protein MDSSPYSTTSEIFAVGGEDYLKEGHTPTTLPERQDEILKLRRSLKPAARGAGAENTFLSGKAGQGKTAAAKAELAELEAFADAQDLDLTTVFFSCEGISSSYTLACGLCEELGGENPNGHPMQKVLDHLWDAMNDIGGTIIIVLDEIDNLGTDDKILYSLPRARDKDYVNDDVYPSIIGISNDLQWRDNLDPAAKDSLYDDSIFFAPYDANELRDILSRRASKAFRNTSLVYETSEGEAFEINIDLDDDDGSLAKAFNEIDADRTDCTLLRINSGVLSDDVIPLCAAYAAQDKGSARQAIKYLRKAAAIAESEGDVRVEEEHVRTAQGEAERELIIEGMEQLTTQGHLALAAVTILELGGHSGIRTRDVYDVYTSLSDYIDADRLAQRRMRDHLIELDMLSIIRARKSASGSVGGEAYTFELRVEPSTAIEVLEAVSRFDSVDFDELVKNWLNEQQTLR; encoded by the coding sequence ATGGACTCGTCCCCGTACTCGACGACCTCAGAAATCTTTGCGGTCGGCGGCGAGGACTACCTCAAAGAGGGTCACACCCCAACGACGCTACCGGAGCGGCAAGACGAGATCTTGAAGCTTCGACGGTCGTTGAAGCCCGCAGCCCGTGGTGCCGGCGCCGAGAACACGTTCCTTTCGGGGAAGGCTGGCCAGGGGAAGACGGCGGCCGCGAAGGCAGAGTTGGCCGAACTGGAGGCGTTTGCTGACGCTCAGGATCTCGATCTGACAACGGTATTCTTCTCCTGTGAGGGAATCTCCTCGAGCTACACGCTCGCGTGTGGGCTCTGTGAGGAACTCGGTGGCGAGAACCCCAATGGGCATCCGATGCAGAAGGTCCTCGACCACCTCTGGGACGCGATGAACGATATCGGTGGGACTATCATCATCGTCCTCGACGAGATTGACAACCTCGGCACAGACGACAAGATTCTCTACTCGCTCCCTCGTGCGCGCGATAAGGATTACGTTAACGACGACGTCTATCCGTCGATCATCGGCATTAGCAACGACCTTCAATGGCGTGACAACCTCGACCCTGCCGCGAAAGACAGCCTCTACGACGACTCGATTTTCTTTGCGCCCTACGATGCGAACGAACTCCGCGATATCCTTTCCCGCCGTGCAAGCAAGGCGTTCCGTAACACCTCGCTCGTGTATGAGACATCCGAGGGCGAGGCGTTTGAGATCAACATCGATTTGGATGACGACGATGGTTCGCTTGCCAAGGCCTTCAACGAAATAGACGCCGACCGAACCGATTGCACGCTCCTCCGTATCAATTCGGGCGTCCTGTCCGACGACGTGATTCCGCTCTGTGCCGCGTACGCTGCACAGGACAAAGGGAGCGCTCGTCAGGCGATCAAGTACCTCCGAAAAGCTGCCGCAATCGCCGAATCCGAGGGTGATGTACGTGTCGAAGAAGAGCATGTCCGAACCGCTCAGGGCGAAGCTGAGCGAGAGCTCATCATCGAGGGGATGGAACAGCTCACGACGCAGGGTCACCTCGCGCTGGCAGCGGTGACGATTCTCGAACTCGGGGGTCACTCCGGGATTCGGACTCGTGACGTCTATGATGTCTATACGTCCCTTTCAGATTACATTGACGCCGACCGCCTGGCTCAACGTCGGATGCGTGATCATCTCATCGAGCTCGACATGCTGAGTATCATTCGTGCGCGGAAATCTGCCTCCGGATCCGTCGGAGGTGAGGCCTACACGTTTGAACTCCGCGTCGAGCCGTCGACGGCCATCGAAGTGCTTGAGGCTGTCTCTCGATTCGACTCGGTTGATTTCGATGAGCTTGTGAAGAACTGGCTGAACGAACAGCAGACGCTGAGGTAG
- a CDS encoding MarR family transcriptional regulator, with amino-acid sequence MSIDRDTFKNTSEDELADLSVPDQVLGYLAVNEDRAFKAREIASQIGADEGAVSTALSRLKDRDLVEHKATYWAITDDAERLDGYSGYERATALFNNQLGTEDKEAWREYAPGEPHPSVEDEQ; translated from the coding sequence ATGTCCATCGATCGAGACACATTCAAGAACACGAGCGAGGACGAGCTCGCGGATCTTTCCGTCCCGGATCAGGTACTGGGGTATCTCGCCGTCAACGAGGATCGGGCGTTCAAGGCGCGCGAAATCGCGTCCCAGATCGGCGCCGACGAGGGCGCAGTCAGCACCGCTCTCTCGCGATTGAAGGATCGTGACCTAGTTGAACACAAGGCGACATACTGGGCGATAACCGACGACGCCGAGCGACTCGACGGATACAGCGGCTACGAGCGGGCAACCGCACTGTTCAACAACCAACTCGGTACAGAGGACAAGGAGGCGTGGCGCGAGTACGCCCCCGGGGAACCACACCCGAGTGTCGAGGACGAGCAGTGA
- a CDS encoding bacterio-opsin activator domain-containing protein, with amino-acid sequence MSSSGSLGDVYAETLAVFDRRDDPSEPLTTPEVANSLDAARRTVYKRLEKLASSGELKTKKVGANARVWWRSHPDEGSSVNATNTHATPTLSNAERTVIEKILEASPISIVVVEPSGQISLANERAEEMLELERDEITSRTYRQPEWKIYYDDGTPVSEDEHPVTRVLETKEPDYGFEHWIDLPNGTERWLSSNSAPVLSEDEEVEYVVVGFEDTTRLKEREDKLTSDKRRVLELYSKQLFSPLLDVVDGDMRIDVDEVVRLQDGSVLQYITGRGISAKELIDVFDQAYGVDDTRLLQSSADKCRVEVHVEAPTVSLVFAELGGQVKSLFQTNGDAGPLLTAEVPGDVEARTAVQAVRKVYPDIRLESQELQYSPRLLYDIVEDVLTERQFTSLQTAYYGGYFETPRKSIGDELAERLGITRQTFNRHLRLAENTVLEQLFEGSGKAVR; translated from the coding sequence ATGTCATCATCGGGTTCTTTGGGGGATGTCTATGCCGAAACGCTGGCCGTCTTCGACCGGCGCGACGACCCCTCTGAGCCACTCACAACTCCAGAGGTGGCAAACTCGCTCGACGCGGCTCGACGTACCGTCTACAAACGTCTAGAGAAGCTGGCGAGCAGTGGTGAGTTGAAAACCAAGAAGGTAGGTGCCAACGCCCGGGTCTGGTGGCGATCGCATCCGGATGAAGGATCGTCCGTAAACGCGACCAATACCCACGCGACGCCGACGCTGAGCAACGCCGAGCGCACGGTCATCGAGAAAATCCTTGAAGCCAGTCCGATCAGCATCGTGGTGGTCGAGCCGTCCGGGCAGATCTCCCTCGCGAACGAACGGGCTGAAGAAATGCTTGAACTGGAGCGTGACGAGATTACCTCTCGAACCTACCGCCAACCGGAGTGGAAGATCTATTACGACGACGGCACGCCTGTCAGCGAGGACGAGCACCCCGTGACTCGCGTCCTGGAGACAAAAGAACCCGATTACGGCTTCGAACACTGGATCGACCTCCCGAACGGAACCGAACGCTGGCTGTCGAGCAATTCGGCACCTGTATTGAGTGAAGATGAAGAAGTTGAATATGTTGTCGTGGGATTCGAAGATACAACCCGGTTGAAAGAGCGCGAGGACAAGCTGACGAGCGATAAACGCCGGGTGCTCGAACTCTATTCCAAGCAGTTATTCAGCCCGCTGCTCGACGTAGTTGACGGTGACATGCGCATCGACGTTGACGAAGTCGTTCGCCTCCAAGACGGGTCGGTCCTCCAGTACATCACCGGGAGGGGCATTTCGGCAAAAGAGTTGATCGACGTGTTCGACCAGGCGTACGGTGTTGACGATACCCGGCTGCTTCAGTCGAGCGCCGATAAGTGCCGGGTTGAGGTCCACGTCGAGGCGCCGACCGTGTCGCTAGTCTTTGCAGAGTTGGGGGGACAGGTGAAATCCTTGTTTCAGACCAACGGTGACGCAGGCCCTCTCCTCACGGCTGAAGTGCCAGGAGATGTGGAAGCGAGGACGGCCGTACAGGCCGTCCGGAAGGTGTATCCAGATATCCGATTAGAGTCACAGGAACTCCAGTACTCGCCGCGGCTCCTCTACGACATCGTCGAAGACGTGCTTACCGAACGGCAGTTCACGTCATTGCAGACGGCATATTATGGCGGGTATTTCGAGACGCCCCGGAAGAGCATCGGTGACGAACTCGCCGAGCGGCTGGGGATCACCCGTCAAACCTTCAATCGACACCTTCGACTGGCCGAGAATACCGTCTTAGAGCAGTTGTTCGAGGGGTCGGGAAAGGCCGTACGCTGA
- a CDS encoding RNA-guided endonuclease InsQ/TnpB family protein produces MVGDSSTRTVPIKLDVDESAANLLHQTTDHFLDAANYVVDVAWKPDWKITSKQKLHDQTYYDVRDESPLPANLVQAARNRAAEAVKGCVERWKKGKKASKPHFTSRFASYDARTGTVNDDHATLATIDGRVTADFILPDERRDTPHSAYLFNDDYDVNGATLHYDEVEDCFYLHVRTKPAVENDEAEQGDAKHVSVLGVDLGITNIATTSTGRFWSGGELNHWHREYEKRRGDLQQTGTRWAHENVQRVGRKQTGRFEQFLHTISNELVKEALENDCTHIVFEQLKGVRERLPHAKAVHKWAFHRLYEYVTYKAESKGVEVKQINPEYTSQRCSKCGFTHEDNRPHNNRQDEFECLKCGYEVHADYNAAKNIGLKYLRDQQKSGRGGAPVGVRLNSGTLNVNGEYSPAPLTG; encoded by the coding sequence ATGGTGGGGGATTCAAGCACTCGAACCGTACCCATCAAACTCGATGTGGACGAGAGTGCCGCTAACCTTCTCCACCAGACGACCGACCACTTCCTCGACGCCGCCAACTACGTCGTAGACGTAGCGTGGAAACCCGACTGGAAAATCACCAGCAAACAGAAACTCCACGACCAAACGTACTACGATGTTCGAGACGAATCACCGCTCCCGGCCAACCTCGTGCAAGCCGCACGCAACCGAGCCGCAGAAGCCGTCAAAGGCTGTGTCGAACGCTGGAAGAAAGGCAAGAAAGCCTCGAAACCACACTTCACGTCACGGTTCGCCAGCTACGACGCAAGAACCGGCACGGTCAACGACGACCACGCCACGCTCGCCACCATCGACGGGCGAGTCACCGCCGATTTCATCCTCCCTGATGAACGGCGTGACACGCCACATTCGGCGTACTTGTTCAACGACGATTACGACGTGAACGGAGCCACGCTCCACTACGATGAGGTTGAGGACTGTTTCTATCTTCATGTGCGGACAAAGCCCGCCGTGGAGAACGATGAGGCCGAACAAGGCGATGCCAAGCACGTCTCCGTCCTTGGTGTTGACCTCGGAATCACAAACATCGCAACCACCTCAACCGGACGCTTCTGGAGTGGCGGCGAACTCAACCACTGGCATCGAGAGTACGAGAAGCGCCGGGGCGACCTCCAACAAACCGGGACTCGATGGGCACACGAGAATGTTCAGCGGGTCGGTCGCAAGCAAACTGGGCGCTTCGAGCAGTTTCTTCACACGATCTCGAACGAACTTGTGAAGGAAGCTCTTGAAAACGACTGTACGCACATCGTGTTCGAGCAACTCAAAGGTGTCCGAGAACGCCTTCCTCACGCGAAGGCTGTTCACAAGTGGGCGTTCCACCGACTCTACGAGTACGTCACGTACAAAGCCGAGTCTAAAGGGGTTGAAGTGAAGCAGATTAATCCGGAGTACACGAGTCAGCGTTGCTCGAAGTGCGGGTTCACCCACGAGGATAATCGCCCGCACAACAATAGGCAGGATGAGTTTGAGTGTTTGAAGTGTGGGTACGAGGTTCACGCGGATTATAATGCGGCAAAGAATATCGGTCTAAAATATCTCCGCGACCAGCAAAAGTCTGGACGTGGAGGCGCACCCGTAGGCGTGCGCTTGAACAGCGGGACGTTGAACGTGAATGGCGAGTATTCGCCTGCCCCTTTGACGGGTTAG
- a CDS encoding DUF726 domain-containing protein: MVTTRGRLDANKPPERSGSWDFDGADAVVLFVHGLGADAESGRDQAYTARLGLAAATDATTETDGPPVIGYSWASNVDWGPAKQTADANVAPLADWLSAWADDDGRPVHLFAHSLGARVTGATLRELADRERTDVLASVSLFGGAIPNDSVAADGRYGPAIAAVDAPVFNFHSRTDHVLGWVYRVSDRTRAVGHGGLAASSTAPTGYADVDVTDLVADHYSYFQPGEGCLPRVVDRIGCCR, encoded by the coding sequence ATGGTGACGACGCGAGGGCGGCTCGACGCGAACAAGCCGCCGGAGCGATCGGGCTCCTGGGACTTCGACGGAGCCGACGCGGTGGTCCTGTTCGTCCACGGTCTCGGTGCGGACGCCGAGTCGGGCCGCGATCAGGCGTACACCGCCCGATTGGGGCTCGCAGCGGCGACAGACGCCACCACGGAAACCGACGGCCCGCCGGTGATCGGCTACTCGTGGGCGTCGAACGTCGACTGGGGGCCGGCGAAGCAGACCGCGGACGCCAATGTCGCCCCACTCGCTGACTGGCTGTCGGCGTGGGCGGACGACGACGGGCGACCAGTCCACCTGTTCGCCCACTCGCTCGGCGCCCGCGTGACAGGAGCGACGCTCCGCGAGCTCGCTGACCGTGAGCGGACAGACGTCCTCGCCTCGGTGTCGCTGTTCGGCGGCGCGATTCCGAACGACAGCGTCGCGGCCGATGGGCGATACGGGCCGGCTATCGCGGCGGTCGATGCCCCCGTGTTTAACTTCCACAGTCGGACCGATCACGTCCTCGGCTGGGTGTATCGCGTCTCGGATCGGACTCGCGCAGTCGGTCACGGGGGGCTCGCGGCGTCATCGACTGCGCCGACCGGCTATGCGGATGTCGACGTTACCGACCTGGTCGCGGACCACTACTCGTACTTCCAGCCGGGAGAAGGGTGTCTACCGCGAGTGGTCGACCGAATTGGATGTTGTCGGTAA
- a CDS encoding ArsR/SmtB family transcription factor, with protein sequence MRQLLWWLIGGSRGGRNRLRILRALNDQPRNTNQLSNDLDLNYKTVQHHLEVLEESNIVTTEGDNYGQMYFLSDRMMNNLDIMEDVAEQAGVDDDS encoded by the coding sequence ATGCGGCAGTTGCTTTGGTGGCTCATTGGTGGGTCTCGTGGAGGCCGCAATCGGCTTCGTATCCTCCGCGCACTCAACGACCAGCCACGAAACACCAATCAATTGTCGAATGACCTAGATTTGAACTACAAAACAGTGCAGCACCACCTCGAAGTCCTCGAAGAGAGCAATATCGTGACCACGGAGGGCGACAATTACGGGCAGATGTACTTCCTCTCAGACAGAATGATGAACAACCTCGATATCATGGAAGACGTGGCGGAACAGGCCGGAGTTGATGATGATTCGTAA
- a CDS encoding HalOD1 output domain-containing protein, whose amino-acid sequence MIDIIETLEAQGLDREKSQLYDYIDVDALEQLLYSSNGNVEVQFAVEEIRLTVTPEGVDVLDDKAPCPADE is encoded by the coding sequence TTGATCGATATCATCGAGACGCTCGAAGCACAGGGGCTGGATCGAGAGAAATCCCAACTGTACGATTACATCGACGTCGATGCACTCGAACAGCTTTTGTACTCGTCGAATGGGAATGTGGAAGTACAGTTTGCGGTAGAAGAAATCCGGCTCACGGTGACACCGGAGGGTGTCGACGTTCTAGATGATAAAGCTCCCTGCCCAGCGGACGAGTAG